A window of Streptomyces sp. SAI-127 contains these coding sequences:
- a CDS encoding DMT family transporter, with protein MPLSRTSHGRTHEVSPAASPGPPAPPRAPARSGALPLTGAVAGGAALALESVVNGRLGEHTGAVAAAAWSNTLSLGVAAMAAFLLAGLRPAFAALLLALRSRGLRPWHCLGGLAGGGMVLTQALTAAALGPAAFTLALVAGQTLSGVVMDHLGLGPGTPRRATRRRLSGGLLAVCAVAIPVLAAPDAGRTLALAVLPFLAGCALSWQMAVNGRVDEAAGHHPYPAVLLSFATGTALMVTAVVVLTVSSELPRPRSGPLWHYAGGLLGCVVVLSAVLTVRRIGVLAAGLGMISGQVLGSLALGPLLGEPPAHQGAVAAAAVLLIGAAALAAPSPARAPRLGGRGD; from the coding sequence ATGCCGTTGTCGCGTACGTCGCACGGTCGAACCCACGAGGTGAGCCCGGCGGCCTCACCCGGGCCGCCCGCCCCACCGCGGGCCCCGGCCCGGTCCGGGGCCCTGCCGCTGACGGGGGCCGTCGCCGGCGGTGCCGCGCTGGCGCTGGAGTCCGTGGTCAACGGCAGGCTCGGTGAGCACACCGGAGCCGTGGCCGCGGCCGCCTGGTCGAACACGCTCAGTCTGGGCGTCGCGGCGATGGCCGCCTTCCTCCTGGCAGGACTGCGGCCTGCGTTCGCCGCACTGCTCCTGGCGCTGCGTTCCCGCGGACTGCGGCCATGGCACTGCCTGGGCGGCCTCGCGGGCGGCGGCATGGTCCTGACGCAGGCGCTGACCGCCGCCGCGCTCGGGCCCGCCGCCTTCACTCTGGCGCTGGTCGCCGGCCAGACCCTGAGCGGCGTGGTCATGGACCATCTCGGCCTGGGCCCCGGCACGCCCCGCCGTGCCACCCGGCGCCGGCTGTCGGGCGGGCTGCTCGCCGTGTGCGCTGTGGCGATTCCGGTGCTGGCCGCCCCGGACGCGGGCCGTACGCTCGCGCTCGCCGTCCTGCCGTTTCTCGCCGGCTGCGCTCTGTCCTGGCAGATGGCGGTGAACGGCCGGGTGGACGAAGCCGCCGGACACCATCCGTACCCGGCGGTCCTGCTGAGCTTCGCCACCGGCACCGCGCTCATGGTCACCGCCGTGGTCGTGCTGACGGTGTCCTCCGAACTGCCCCGGCCTCGGTCCGGACCGCTGTGGCACTACGCCGGCGGCCTGCTCGGCTGTGTGGTGGTGCTGTCCGCGGTACTGACCGTGCGCCGCATCGGAGTCCTGGCCGCGGGCCTGGGCATGATCAGTGGTCAGGTGCTCGGTTCGCTCGCTCTGGGGCCGCTGCTCGGGGAGCCGCCGGCACACCAGGGGGCGGTCGCGGCCGCGGCGGTGCTGCTGATCGGCGCAGCCGCGCTGGCGGCGCCCTCGCCCGCGCGAGCCCCGCGGCTCGGTGGGAGAGGGGACTGA
- a CDS encoding GntG family PLP-dependent aldolase, with translation MTPPPTGPPVDLRSDTVTRPDARMREAMARAEVGDDVLDGDPTMRALEEEVAGLLGTEGALWVPSGSMGNLIALCVHLDRGDRFLAPDRAHILDHEVGTAAWLAGGMPRALAWTAGPGAISPADITRAVGRGGPYFALRDRLLCLENTHNAAGGTVTTPPEHRRLTDAAHAAGLLVHLDGARIWNAAVALGVTPAELAEGADTVQVCLSKGLGAPVGSVLAGDRAFVGEARRVRKMLGGGVRQGGVLAAAGLVALERVDRLAEDHDHARLLAAGLADRGWQTGVPRTNILVLPVDDPPRTVSVLAERGVLTVPTDTGVRMITHCDVSRSDILRAVESFPPPG, from the coding sequence GTGACACCACCCCCGACCGGACCGCCGGTCGACCTGCGCTCCGACACCGTCACCCGTCCCGACGCACGGATGCGGGAGGCGATGGCCCGTGCCGAGGTCGGCGACGACGTCCTGGACGGCGACCCCACCATGCGCGCGCTGGAGGAGGAGGTCGCGGGCCTCCTCGGTACCGAGGGCGCCCTGTGGGTGCCCAGCGGGTCGATGGGCAACCTGATCGCGCTGTGCGTGCACCTCGACCGCGGCGACCGCTTCCTCGCCCCGGACCGCGCGCACATCCTGGACCACGAGGTCGGCACCGCCGCCTGGCTGGCCGGCGGCATGCCGCGCGCCCTGGCCTGGACTGCCGGCCCCGGCGCCATCAGTCCCGCGGACATCACCCGGGCGGTCGGTCGCGGCGGACCGTACTTCGCGCTGCGCGACCGGCTGTTGTGCCTGGAGAACACGCACAACGCGGCGGGCGGCACCGTCACCACCCCGCCGGAACACCGTCGGCTGACCGACGCCGCGCACGCCGCCGGGCTGTTGGTGCACCTGGACGGCGCCCGCATCTGGAACGCCGCGGTCGCCCTCGGTGTGACCCCGGCGGAGCTGGCCGAGGGTGCCGACACCGTCCAGGTCTGCCTGAGCAAGGGGCTGGGCGCGCCGGTGGGTTCGGTACTTGCGGGCGACAGGGCGTTCGTGGGAGAGGCGCGCAGGGTCCGCAAGATGCTCGGGGGCGGAGTCCGGCAGGGCGGCGTACTGGCGGCAGCCGGCCTCGTGGCGCTGGAGCGCGTCGACCGCCTCGCCGAGGATCACGACCATGCCCGGCTGCTCGCGGCCGGACTGGCCGACCGCGGCTGGCAGACCGGGGTCCCACGGACCAACATCCTTGTCCTGCCGGTCGACGACCCACCGCGCACCGTCTCCGTCCTCGCCGAACGCGGTGTACTCACGGTCCCCACGGACACCGGCGTGCGGATGATCACCCACTGCGATGTGTCGCGCTCCGACATCCTGCGGGCGGTGGAGTCCTTCCCACCGCCCGGCTGA
- a CDS encoding MFS transporter, translating into MTPSSPSRHDTAAVPDTTPEGAERQAAPPALLGPLRSWLAVVAVGMGVFAFTTTEMVPIGLLPAMSGDLGVSEGTVGLSVTLYGAIAGLFAPVLTVATRRFDRRLLLLVVLTVFVAGNAFTALSSSYAILMTSRLLTGFAHGVMWSIAASIAIRLVPPEKSVRATAVVFSGISIASVAGVPFGTFVGGLSGWRTAFWAIAAIGVLILAAVAVLLPPLAPRSVVRLAEVPRLLRDGNLRIATLVTAAMVIGHFAAYTYVAPFLEQDAGIPSHWVSALLLLYGVAGVVGNFAGGAAAARALRATTLTCILLLAAAVVLLVVNGRWHPGTVILLLVWGIAYTALPVCLQTLVFASAPKAPEAATSLYICAFNVSIALGAMVGGWFVDSSGPSAVMFLGAGFSVLAALLMTRYRVARPE; encoded by the coding sequence GTGACACCCTCGTCCCCCTCGCGCCACGACACGGCCGCCGTGCCCGACACCACCCCGGAGGGCGCCGAACGGCAGGCCGCGCCCCCCGCCCTCCTCGGCCCGCTGCGCAGCTGGCTCGCCGTCGTCGCCGTCGGCATGGGCGTCTTCGCCTTCACCACCACGGAGATGGTCCCCATCGGACTGCTCCCCGCCATGAGCGGCGACCTCGGCGTCTCCGAGGGCACCGTCGGTCTCTCGGTCACTCTGTACGGTGCCATCGCGGGCCTGTTCGCCCCCGTGCTCACGGTGGCGACCCGCCGCTTCGACCGCCGGCTGCTACTGCTGGTCGTGCTCACCGTCTTCGTCGCGGGCAACGCCTTCACCGCTCTGTCGTCCTCGTACGCGATCCTCATGACCTCACGGCTGCTGACGGGCTTCGCCCACGGCGTGATGTGGTCGATCGCGGCGAGCATCGCCATCCGCCTGGTGCCGCCGGAGAAGTCCGTCCGGGCCACCGCGGTCGTCTTCAGCGGCATCTCCATCGCCTCGGTGGCCGGCGTGCCGTTCGGCACCTTCGTCGGCGGACTGTCCGGCTGGCGTACGGCGTTCTGGGCCATCGCCGCGATCGGTGTGCTGATCCTCGCCGCGGTGGCCGTCCTGCTGCCCCCGCTCGCGCCGCGTTCCGTCGTGCGGCTGGCCGAAGTGCCCAGGCTGCTGCGGGACGGCAACCTCAGGATCGCCACGCTCGTCACAGCGGCCATGGTGATCGGCCACTTCGCCGCGTACACCTATGTCGCGCCCTTCCTGGAGCAGGACGCCGGCATCCCGTCCCACTGGGTCAGCGCACTGCTGCTCCTGTACGGCGTGGCCGGCGTCGTCGGCAACTTCGCCGGCGGTGCGGCGGCCGCCCGAGCACTGCGCGCCACCACGCTCACCTGCATCCTGCTGCTCGCCGCGGCCGTCGTGCTGCTGGTGGTCAACGGCCGGTGGCATCCCGGCACGGTGATCCTGCTGCTGGTGTGGGGCATCGCGTACACGGCGCTGCCGGTCTGCCTCCAGACCCTCGTCTTCGCCAGCGCCCCCAAGGCCCCCGAGGCCGCGACCTCGCTGTACATCTGTGCCTTCAACGTCTCCATCGCGCTGGGCGCCATGGTCGGAGGCTGGTTCGTGGATTCGTCCGGGCCTTCCGCGGTGATGTTCCTCGGTGCTGGATTCAGCGTCCTGGCTGCCCTGTTGATGACCCGGTACCGCGTCGCACGGCCCGAGTGA
- a CDS encoding DUF1116 domain-containing protein — protein MTGRPGAAPAPHDTVATARDAANARAVARLTEARPVLETIAPAGEVVPGMTARTILVSGPPMLWQGYEGGQRRAVIGAALYEGLAGDEAEAEALLADGTLAVRPSHDHATVGSLTGVCTASMPVVVVRDEASGRRAFCRMNEGADRNSLTFGVWDQGVDARLRHVCDVVSPALAEVLDHLGGIPLAPIVRRALAMGDDLHSRHRAAGTLLRAALLEAVLDLSRDRVAERHRQLAAYLRTADYLFLHLVMAAAKAAADSASGIPGSTLVTAMNLNEKEFGLRVSGLGDRWFTAPLPPVSTLRGRLDDGLTTDDLAYVGGESLITETVGLGGMAAAAAMPLQDHSAGSPREMIRLTERMYRITLAEHPEYRVPALAHRGVPCGIDVRRVADTGIVPAIHLGATLRDGGHAGAVLFLPPIEPFRRAADLLSASAPATASA, from the coding sequence GTGACCGGCCGTCCCGGCGCCGCGCCCGCGCCGCACGACACCGTGGCGACGGCGCGCGACGCGGCCAACGCGCGGGCGGTGGCCCGTCTCACCGAGGCCCGCCCGGTCCTGGAGACCATCGCTCCCGCCGGCGAGGTGGTGCCCGGCATGACCGCCCGGACGATCCTCGTCTCCGGACCGCCGATGCTCTGGCAGGGGTACGAGGGCGGTCAACGGCGGGCCGTCATCGGGGCCGCACTCTACGAGGGGCTGGCCGGGGACGAGGCGGAGGCCGAGGCCCTGCTCGCCGACGGCACCCTCGCGGTGCGCCCCTCGCACGACCACGCCACCGTCGGCTCGCTCACCGGCGTGTGCACCGCGTCGATGCCGGTGGTCGTCGTGCGGGACGAGGCATCCGGGCGGCGCGCGTTCTGCCGTATGAACGAGGGCGCCGACCGGAACTCGCTCACCTTCGGTGTCTGGGACCAGGGAGTCGACGCCCGACTGCGGCACGTCTGCGACGTCGTGTCACCCGCACTCGCCGAGGTCCTGGACCACCTGGGCGGGATTCCCCTCGCCCCGATCGTCCGCCGGGCCCTGGCCATGGGCGACGACCTGCACAGCCGGCACCGGGCCGCCGGGACGCTGCTTCGGGCCGCGCTGCTGGAGGCCGTACTGGATCTCTCCCGCGACCGGGTCGCCGAGCGCCACCGGCAGCTGGCCGCTTACCTGCGCACGGCCGACTACCTGTTTCTGCACCTGGTGATGGCGGCCGCCAAGGCGGCGGCCGACAGTGCTTCCGGCATCCCCGGCAGCACGCTCGTCACCGCGATGAACCTCAACGAGAAGGAGTTCGGGCTCCGCGTCTCAGGTCTCGGCGACCGCTGGTTCACCGCTCCGCTCCCGCCGGTGTCCACGCTGCGCGGCCGACTCGACGACGGCTTGACCACCGACGATCTGGCGTATGTCGGCGGCGAGAGCCTGATCACGGAGACGGTCGGCCTCGGCGGCATGGCCGCCGCGGCCGCCATGCCCCTCCAGGACCACTCCGCCGGGAGCCCCCGGGAAATGATCCGCCTGACCGAGCGCATGTACCGGATCACGCTCGCGGAGCACCCCGAGTACCGCGTTCCCGCCCTCGCCCACCGCGGCGTGCCGTGCGGCATCGACGTACGGCGAGTCGCCGACACCGGCATCGTCCCCGCCATCCACCTCGGCGCGACGCTGCGCGACGGCGGTCACGCCGGCGCCGTCCTGTTCCTTCCCCCGATCGAACCGTTCCGGCGAGCCGCGGACCTGCTGTCCGCGTCCGCGCCCGCCACCGCATCCGCCTGA
- a CDS encoding ATP-grasp domain-containing protein translates to MTDFRDSGAPSAADAAHPPAVIVITDLVVLAKHLRLLDAAGRRGLTPLFVFGPETPADELARRRADPEHPLFRLADEEFRHLADTSLDTLLRAVTPWLHDRTVRAVLNVGEVFVEAAGALAQTLGLPGPGTHAALVCRNKLLQRLTAPALAPRFTLVDPDRHTTVTDFPAFPAVLKPASRMSSSGVRAVAGPDAVLPLLPDYGPGELLLLEERVTGREFSVETLVRDGRLLWSGITAKDTNESGTSFFTETGHTSPAPHLTPAQEKLLLDANADFLRAVRFRTGMSHAEFRLTAEDRVVLMEAAARPPGDAITRLWRLATGMDLDAALLDLALGTEPATAPAARRARQVYLDHPRGRLTDVTCDGAPVHWVGEQGRWPDLPPVAADAPARGHAVLVSRHRGDLLGAQSDSQGRSVSVVLDGPLDTDLDLAATETVRRVTIHTERASGAEGIASVGPGEGAGRAEAVEEVVR, encoded by the coding sequence ATGACCGACTTCCGCGACAGCGGCGCCCCGTCCGCAGCGGACGCCGCGCACCCGCCCGCCGTCATCGTCATCACCGATCTGGTCGTGCTCGCCAAGCACCTGCGCCTGCTGGACGCGGCCGGACGACGCGGACTGACACCGCTGTTCGTCTTCGGACCCGAGACACCCGCCGACGAGCTCGCCCGCCGCCGCGCCGACCCGGAGCACCCGCTCTTCCGTCTCGCCGACGAGGAGTTCCGGCACCTCGCGGACACCTCGCTCGACACCCTGCTGCGCGCCGTCACGCCCTGGCTGCACGACCGCACGGTACGAGCGGTGCTCAACGTAGGGGAGGTGTTCGTGGAGGCCGCCGGAGCCCTCGCCCAGACCCTGGGGCTGCCCGGGCCCGGCACTCATGCCGCCCTGGTCTGCCGCAACAAACTGCTGCAGCGGCTGACCGCTCCCGCCCTGGCACCGCGCTTCACCCTCGTGGACCCGGACCGCCACACCACGGTGACGGACTTCCCGGCCTTCCCCGCCGTCCTCAAACCCGCCTCCAGGATGTCCAGTTCGGGCGTGCGCGCGGTCGCCGGGCCGGACGCCGTCCTCCCGCTGCTGCCCGACTACGGCCCCGGTGAACTGCTCCTGCTGGAGGAACGCGTGACCGGGCGCGAGTTCTCCGTGGAGACCTTGGTGCGCGACGGCCGCCTGCTCTGGTCCGGCATCACCGCCAAGGACACCAACGAGTCCGGCACGTCGTTCTTCACCGAGACCGGCCACACCTCTCCCGCGCCGCATCTGACCCCTGCCCAGGAGAAGCTGCTGCTCGACGCCAACGCGGACTTCCTGCGCGCCGTCCGGTTCCGGACCGGCATGAGCCACGCCGAGTTCCGGCTGACCGCCGAGGACCGGGTGGTGCTGATGGAGGCCGCCGCGCGTCCGCCCGGGGACGCCATCACCCGCCTGTGGCGGCTGGCCACCGGCATGGACCTCGACGCCGCCCTGCTGGACCTCGCGCTCGGCACCGAGCCCGCCACCGCACCGGCCGCCCGCCGTGCCCGGCAGGTCTATCTCGACCACCCACGGGGCCGCCTGACGGACGTGACCTGCGACGGCGCACCGGTCCACTGGGTCGGCGAACAGGGCCGGTGGCCCGACCTGCCGCCCGTCGCGGCGGACGCCCCGGCCCGCGGCCACGCCGTCCTCGTGAGCCGGCACCGCGGCGACCTGCTCGGCGCCCAGTCCGACTCCCAGGGCCGCTCGGTCTCCGTGGTCCTGGACGGCCCCCTCGACACCGACCTCGACCTCGCGGCAACCGAGACCGTCCGGAGGGTGACGATCCACACCGAGCGGGCCTCGGGAGCCGAGGGGATCGCGAGCGTCGGACCCGGTGAGGGCGCCGGGAGGGCCGAGGCCGTCGAGGAGGTCGTACGGTGA
- a CDS encoding aspartyl/asparaginyl beta-hydroxylase domain-containing protein: MSSTTSLVDSPPMPAEGVRLEPSFDAGRLLRELTSLREHTWDQQRVYTEDGVGAATEVDWRCLALRSPGGDADRTDPGGPGPRDFEETVWLDRIPYVRDVLDSIPAPLHAVRFMALGPDTVGMDHTDPKYGPRWGVGRLHVPVVTNPGAVLVLDGVEHRWQPGEFWFGDFSRTHRVQNTGTEHRVHLVVDVLVTPGLAALFPETWQEYFRHGEVLFNRQECPQTADERRRLATRFPVPATFHLWEDDTPLSADAHQETATLAEEGDRMTLRLPGDRVFALVHLGDNEYRLSGWSEERTLQVFPDGPEPRVVLRTREGSQVHELTVTAERLAA, translated from the coding sequence ATGTCATCCACCACCTCGCTCGTCGACTCCCCGCCCATGCCCGCCGAGGGCGTACGGCTCGAGCCCTCCTTCGACGCCGGCCGGCTGCTGCGCGAACTGACCTCCCTGCGCGAGCACACCTGGGACCAGCAGCGCGTCTACACCGAGGACGGCGTCGGCGCCGCCACCGAGGTCGACTGGCGCTGCCTGGCCCTGCGCAGCCCCGGCGGCGACGCCGACCGCACGGACCCGGGCGGCCCCGGCCCGCGGGACTTCGAGGAGACCGTGTGGCTCGACCGCATCCCGTACGTCCGTGACGTGCTGGACTCCATACCGGCCCCGCTGCACGCCGTACGGTTCATGGCGCTCGGCCCCGACACCGTCGGCATGGACCACACCGACCCCAAGTACGGGCCGCGCTGGGGCGTCGGGCGGCTGCACGTGCCGGTCGTGACCAACCCGGGCGCCGTGCTCGTCCTCGACGGGGTGGAGCACCGCTGGCAACCGGGGGAGTTCTGGTTCGGCGACTTCAGCCGCACCCACCGGGTCCAGAACACCGGCACCGAGCACCGTGTCCACCTCGTCGTCGACGTCCTGGTCACCCCCGGTCTCGCGGCCCTGTTCCCGGAGACCTGGCAGGAGTACTTCCGCCACGGCGAGGTGCTCTTCAACCGCCAGGAGTGCCCGCAGACCGCGGACGAACGACGGCGGCTGGCCACCCGCTTCCCCGTCCCGGCGACGTTCCACCTGTGGGAGGACGACACACCGCTGTCCGCCGACGCGCACCAGGAGACGGCGACCCTCGCCGAAGAGGGCGACCGGATGACCCTTCGGCTGCCCGGCGACCGTGTCTTCGCGCTGGTGCACCTCGGCGACAACGAGTACCGGCTGAGCGGCTGGAGCGAGGAGCGCACGCTCCAGGTCTTCCCCGACGGCCCGGAACCCAGGGTCGTGCTGCGCACCCGTGAGGGCAGCCAGGTCCACGAGCTGACCGTGACCGCCGAGCGCCTCGCCGCCTGA